DNA sequence from the Bombus vancouverensis nearcticus chromosome 8, iyBomVanc1_principal, whole genome shotgun sequence genome:
tgcatcgtcgtcttcaccttttcatcagctttttcggcatccatctcgcacaaactttttaaaacccaaatctgtcgtgcactattgcataagcagagccgtggctgatttgcaactgatttgccacattatccagtgtcactcgtcgattccatagagcataagttcatgagcacgttcaatgttgtcatcgtggatgtggacgggcgtccagctgttttttcataacacttgtgcgatcttctttgaacttttgtgcccattcgaacacacttcgtgacaaaacactttctccataatgtgcattaaatctttgataaatataggcatcaaacatagcctccgaccacaagaaacgaatcaccgcatcctgcactgttttcctgcaaatcaccattgcaaagcgccattactcgcgcaacggtcacaaacgaattgacgtaacacaatgaaacctacacagcagcactgaacagatatgacgtcatacgaagagtgcagatgggtcaatacggtcgacagaagttttaactatctggagtgcggataaatttttactgagagtcgtataggaatctgtAATCTGTAAGTATACCTTTGGCTGAATTGAAATTTCTCTTatatatagtcaaaaatgcagaaacagtgtattgaattggaaagtgataaaaaataagtgaaatttcgaggttgcatgtgattgcatgagtacacaggacgtttttagcgaataaaaaataattttgaaagacacgagacttatcttgtattttacgCACTCTCTGTGttcgaatttccagaagctctctatcttatgaagtgttttagattagccggaaaattttgtatgtacatacaagaagtatacgatctaagtggaatatttaattattctcttgatactgtggcggcacttgacagtaaacttcccaacagtttacgtcgcgtgacgcacgacacaaagaccatatacctgcggacaagataattgccagatgtcgatacattcgtaccgaatatttccagctagtctaaggaccgctataaatcttagtatttattttagctaaggtcctccaaagagacagacagtctttgtttatcagtctggaagtcgaccacctaccacggggacacacgagaaatctgctGTCTCTCTCGTAGGATGCTGCCCGCTGgcaacaccctctcaagggcagctagcatccttttccaacgaccaacacgaattagccaataaacattaacgtacatttccctcactttccgaagcaaagcttttctcaacgaatccgatgccttcCCATCcctagacacatcccaacgagtcttcctccgcagcagcatcgcgacaaaaaatCAGTCTACTACCGCGAGTCGACATATTacgatcgttatacttacacggttcgagccCCCCTTCTCCCacctagcatccttttccaacgaccaacacgaattagccaataaacattaacgtacatttccctcactttccgaaccaaaatttttctcaacgaatccgatggcTTCGCATCcctagacacatcccaacgagTCTTCCTCCGCAACAGCATCGCGACAAGAAGTCAGTCTATTACCGCGAGTCGACTTATCACGATCGTTgtacttacacggttcgagccgaataattatctaagctctcgacatctcgtgcaatcattgtccgcactcgcaGCGTACCTCGAATCGTAGCTATCCAAGCTCTAtcttataaccgcgcattcgcgaaccgaatacaatcgcgaatcctgcatcaagtgtactcattgacattagagtgaataaacatttatcgttcagtaaatctgagttttccttccgacctTATCACGACATATCCCCTCAAagtggtgaccccgacgtggtTATCAGTCAAAGAGGTGACCGTGATAGTACTCGAGAAACGTAACACCGTTAATCTAAATCAGTTCGAAATGACCACTAACGCCCATTCCAAACGTACGACGGCCGGCGGGGACAACGATAAACGCCCGATAAACGCTCCTTTCCGCGTGCCACCGTTCTGGCCTGACGATGTTGACTTGTGGTTCAAGATGCTGGAATTGCAGTTCAAAACTTTCCGGATCACGAGTGACCAAAAAAAATACCAGGCCGTCATTGCGAATCTCGACAAGTCGCACCTGAGATTAATTCGAGACGTATTGGACGCCTCACCGGCGACCGGGCGTTACGCGTACGTAAAAAAGGAGCTCATGAAGAGATTCGGAGAGTCGGACGCCAAGAGACTCCGACATGTAATCGAAAACGAACAAATGGGGGACAGGAAGCCCTCTCAATTTTACCGCGTTTTAAGAAACCTAGCCGTCAATTCGTTAACAGACGATGTCATCCTCATCGTCTGGGAAAGTCGACTTCCGTCGCGCGTACGGAGCTTCCTAGCCTCTGTACAGATCAAAGACCCGGAAACCCGCATACAAATTGCGGATATCATTTACGAATCCACCCGGCAATCAGGGCAGATCGTCGCGGCCAGCGCAGGCCATCTACCTACGAGAACCCACCCACCTGGCCAGGACAGCGGATTAGGCGACGCTATGGCAGCCGTCATCAACTCGGTCACCGTGCTGTTAGCGCGAATCGACGCCTTTATGAGCGAGATACGAGCGCTAGTAGCCCAGCAAAAAGGCAATGAACACCGTAGGGCACGAGCACAATCACGCTCGCGTACACAATTCCGCCGCCGTTCGCGCCCTCGCGATCCGCCGCGGCAAGACGGGCTGCGTTACTATCGCGCACAGTTCCGAGAAACCGCGAGGAAGTGCACACTCCCTTACTCGCGGAATTCGAGAAAGgggaccagccgtccgtaaatGCGGCAAACGACGACAGTTTGGCATCTCGCCGCATATTCGTAACGGACAAGAACTCGCGGATCTCCTACCTGATCAGTCTCACGGTAGACGCGTCCGACTACGCAATAGGGGCAGTATTACAACAACGCGCGAATAACGAATTACAACCGCTAGGATTCGCAACGAAATCTTTGACCCCCGCTCAGTAAAAATATAGCGCGTATGATCGCGAACTACTCGCAATATACACCGCAGTCAAACATTTTCGACACGCCTTAGAAGGCAGAAACTTTACAATATATATcgacctatatatatatatatatgtatataaacctCTCACCTTCGCGTTCaaacaaaaattagaaaaatgttcgccgcgacaattccgaCATTTAGACTACATAGGACAATTTACCACCGACATTCGAAACATAAAGGGCCTAGACAACAACGCAgccgacgctctgtcacgcatcgaCGCGATAGGGAAGTCGGTGGATCACCAAACTCTCGCCGTCGCGCAAGAAAACGACAACGAACTCGGCGACATCGTAAATTCCAACACAACCGCGTTACGATTAAAGAAGATACGCTTTCCTGAGCACGACGCggaaatatattgcgacgtatcAAACAACATTGTAAGACCGTACGTGCCGAAATCCTTGCGACGCGATGTATTTAATTCGCTCCACCgactttcccatccagggatacgCGCAACGCAAAAACTGGTGACGTCGCGTTTCATTTGGCCATCcataaataaagattgccggaCTTGGGCACGacaatgtatcccgtgtcaacgatgcaaagtcaccaggcacgtatcctcgcccgtcggaacattcggagaattagcAGGCCGTTTCGAACACGtacacatagacattatcgCGATGCCATTTTCACAGGGCTACCGATATTGTCCAACGTGTATTGACCGCTTTTCGCGTTCGCCCGAAGCCATTCCCATCGCCGACATGGAGACAACAACCGTCGCTTCAACCCTCCTCTCCACATGGATAGCTCGGTTCGGCGTACCTTTAAAAATAACGACCgatcaaggacgccagttcgaATCAAACTTCTTCAATGAACTGTGCCGGTTGCTTGGCATCAAGCATTTACGCACAACAGCCTATCACTCCGCGTCCAACGGGATCGTAGAGCGCCTACACCGACAACTAAAGGCAGCAATAAAATGTCACAGTACGAGCAATTGGGTAGAAATCCTACCAATTGTTTTATTAGGCATAAGAACCGCTTTCAAGGAGGACCTGaacgcgacggcagccgaaatggtttaCGGTACCGACATACGATTACCGACTGAGTTCTTCGCACCAACGATGCAACAGGCCAATACGAAATTCGCGAACCGTTTAAAAGAGCAAATAGAGAAAATCAGGCCTCACCCGATTACGCGACACGGCGAGAAGAAAACCTTCGTGTTCCGCGAGCTCGAAACAGCACCATATGTATTTGTACGCCACGACGCGAGCGGAGTTCCTTTACAACCACCGTACGACGGACCTTACCAGGTTATACAGCGTGGAAAAAAGACTTTTACCatcgaaataaataataaaaatgtaatagtcTCCCTAGATCGGTTGAAACCCGCTTTTACTGTATCTGACGACATCGAACAACAACAATTAGAAACTAGCGCAGGAACCCACGACATGTTTATACCGGTTAAAACCACAACTACGCAAAACACCGAGCGGGCACAGCAACGCGAAGACGACTCAAGAAGTCGGTATACCACGCGCTCGGGCAGGAGAATTCGCTTTCCTGATTATTTCCAGGCAGGTTTTAAATAAGTAGCACGTAAGATCTatcaaaaaatgtataaaacgttatcactggtaagggggtactgtggcggcacttgacagtaaacttcccaacagtttacgtcgcatgacgcacgacacaaagaccctatacctgcggacaagatgattgccagatgtcgatacattcgtaccgaatatttccagctagcctaaggaccgctataaatcttaggatttattttagctaaggtcctccaaagagacaaacagtctttgtttatcagtctcgaagtcgaccacctaccacggggacgcacgagaaatctgctatctctcacgtacgatgctgcccgctagcaacaccctctcaagggcagctagcatccttttccaacgaccaacacgaattagccaataaacattaacgtacattttcctcactttccgaaccaaagcttttctcaacgaatccgacgccttcgcatccttagacacatcccaacgcagtcttcctccgcagcagcatcgcgacaaaaagTCAGTCTATTACCGCGAGTCGACATATCAAgatcgttatacttacacggttcgagtcgaataattatctaagctctcgacatctcgtgcaatcattgtccgcactcgcagcgcatctcgaatcgtagctatccaagctctatcttataaccgcgcattcgcgaaccgaatataatcgcgaatcctgcgtcaagtgtactcattgacattagagtgaataaacatttatcgttcgataaatctgagttttccttccgaccctatcacgacacATCACCTCAATAcatccaaaacaaaatttacagaacttctcagaaagttggtttactATTACcaaaattagtttaaatataattagtaaaaatttaataaatgctCGTTTATCGTCTCTACGTATCTAAGTCGTGCAAATATAGCGTACGTAAAAagttagtgtcgtttcaaagtaaCATTTCAAGCATTTTAAGACTATAATTCTTGACGTAAAAGACAATATAAATCTGAGCTGcctcttatctccacaataataCATTCCAACTTTATTTTTCGTGCacgaaaaatgatatttatgggatactaataattttgcaacactGGGATAATGAAGTCGTCGAGGTACGACGTGACTCTCGTGTAAATGCCCGGATAACCAGGTACGCCGCATTCATGACCAGATGACACAACACCTATTTGATAGTAGGTGAATTGCTGTGGTATCATCAGTGGTCCTCCGCTGTCAGCCTGAAATgattgttaaatttttaatcatagttactgaaatatttcaatcgaattgtattgaaattatacttatatacagtaataatctatTATTGACTTATGTATTGAAATATTCCAATTtagaatgtatatattatatgtattttgaaaaaaattaagattagaaggaaattagattaaagacCATAATGATGTGTGAGAAATGGGCAAAACTATtcaattgtgtttatctattatttttcatGTTCAAGACGTTGATTTGATGTTGATTCGAATTGACATGTCCCCAGACACCGTATAATTTATAGTAAATCTGTAATGTAATTACTCCACAAGCATCCTTTCCACCTCGAGGGTCTCCGCCGGCGCATATTTCTTTATTGGTGATAGTTATGTCAAAATCCTCATAAGCTTTCTCGCATACGGTGTTGGTAACCACTGGCAGTTGCAGTTCCATTAATGCGTTAGTATATGATTCACCTACAAAGAAAATGGGAAGGATATTTAAGAATGAAAGTATTTCATTTTATCATAAAACTGATATCACTTACTAAAgtttaatgctccccatccagcaatgAAGGGGTTATAGCCCACAAAGTTTTTATTTCGAAGGGATTTCTCTATGGGGAGACAAATGGGATGTATGTActctgaaaaataagaaaataaatgaaagtgaaggaaacgaatgacgaaaagtatgagaaagaattgaacATGCTTTATgatacaatatatgtgtacagtaagaagtTTCAGCAATACCCAGTAGCATAAATATTAGAAACTCAACAATATTTAAAGACTTACCCGAAAATGGAACATTGTCCTTCAGTTTAAGAATAGCAATATCATTATTGTTCGACTCGGCAGAATAATCGGGATGTATTAGTTTAGATTCGACTTCTATTTGAACAGGGTGCGCTCCGTCGTCATCTCGTTTTAGATTTAAGTCCCCGATACGAACCACGTACAAATCATCGTCATCTGCACAATGTGCTGcagtcaaaacatgcctagccgatattaGGGTACCTGCGCACAGCCATTGTGTTACCCAATGCGGGTTTGAGCAATTACGGAATCCTactgcagcgatccatggccaagcacCTGAAATGCAATAGATATAGTTGGGaacatacataattttttctcgcgTGATGAGTTAGAAATTATTGTTATCCATTGGACATTCGACGATGCAGACTCTCAAATAGAAATTTGATTAAGAGAGAAATTGAATTTTGACTTCAATGGAACAACACTTAGTTAATTCTATACAATTTCCACTTGAAATATACTGAACTCTAAAGTTCGAATATGTAATTTCTTCCCGAACACTTTTTCATCGCCATCCGTATCATTACTCGtatgtcgatttttaatttcaagtaaaaacatactctttctaacatg
Encoded proteins:
- the LOC143303040 gene encoding venom protease-like — its product is MTGFDILFACLALIVLHPSVQAGRTKATSDVPLRPPHCGFSNVTHTRVVGGRPAKLGAWPWIAAVGFRNCSNPHWVTQWLCAGTLISARHVLTAAHCADDDDLYVVRIGDLNLKRDDDGAHPVQIEVESKLIHPDYSAESNNNDIAILKLKDNVPFSEYIHPICLPIEKSLRNKNFVGYNPFIAGWGALNFSESYTNALMELQLPVVTNTVCEKAYEDFDITITNKEICAGGDPRGGKDACGADSGGPLMIPQQFTYYQIGVVSSGHECGVPGYPGIYTRVTSYLDDFIIPVLQNY